A genomic stretch from Frigoribacterium sp. PvP032 includes:
- a CDS encoding penicillin-binding protein 2, which translates to MNTAPRSRRLRATLAMAVVIALVGVFVVRLADIQLVQAAELNAQSQNKREIQQVTYGDRGDITANDGTVLAGSVTRYNITAAPAFAADVTVTTTDADGEKTKVAMSVDQVLAQVAEITGASEAKMEEALSRDPEANFAFLVKGVDVDAFRAVRDLKNSGVSWLYFERQSARTYPNGSVAGNLTGFVGTDGPQAGLERTADSCLAGTNGSETYERGADGVQLPGSTVTEEEAVAGGTLKLTVDKDLQYMAQQAIAEQAQTIGAESATAVVQEVSTGKLMAVADWPSVDPNDVNLTKDVGDLGSKAFTASYEPGSTFKAMTAAMLLDSGKATPTSQATVPYSRSFPWGGEIHDASFHPTERLTLTGILRDSSNVGISLLGQNLSAQARHDYMVKFGLNEPTAVGFLGEPTQGVRPASSWDQQTSINTTFGQGVSTTALHVASIFQTLGNHGVRLPSQLVESCTAADGTVTPAPAVAGTTVVSPWAADTTVNMLESVVSAGEQKDALTIPGYRVAAKTGTAEMARADGTGYGSDRVVSVAGIAPAEDPKYVVVVTFTKPSTMKTSAAAAPTFNKIMSQVLEMYRVPPSTEPAPAIPQTW; encoded by the coding sequence GTGAACACAGCCCCTCGCAGCCGCCGGCTCCGGGCCACGCTGGCCATGGCCGTCGTGATCGCCCTGGTCGGCGTGTTCGTCGTCCGCCTGGCCGACATCCAGCTCGTCCAGGCCGCAGAGCTCAACGCCCAGTCGCAGAACAAGCGCGAGATCCAGCAGGTGACCTACGGCGACCGCGGCGACATCACCGCGAACGACGGCACCGTCCTCGCAGGCAGCGTCACCCGGTACAACATCACCGCCGCGCCGGCCTTCGCCGCCGACGTCACCGTCACGACGACGGACGCCGACGGGGAGAAGACCAAGGTCGCCATGTCCGTGGACCAGGTGCTCGCCCAGGTGGCGGAGATCACCGGCGCGTCGGAGGCCAAGATGGAGGAGGCGCTCAGCCGCGACCCCGAGGCCAACTTCGCGTTCCTCGTCAAGGGCGTCGACGTCGACGCCTTCCGGGCCGTCCGCGACCTCAAGAACAGCGGCGTGTCCTGGCTCTACTTCGAGCGGCAGTCCGCCCGCACGTACCCGAACGGCTCGGTGGCCGGCAACCTGACCGGCTTCGTCGGCACCGACGGGCCCCAGGCGGGCCTCGAGCGCACGGCCGACTCCTGCCTGGCCGGCACGAACGGCAGCGAGACCTACGAGCGCGGCGCCGACGGCGTGCAGCTGCCGGGCAGCACCGTGACCGAGGAGGAGGCGGTGGCCGGCGGCACGCTGAAGCTCACCGTCGACAAGGACCTCCAGTACATGGCCCAGCAGGCCATCGCCGAGCAGGCGCAGACCATCGGCGCCGAGTCGGCCACGGCCGTGGTCCAGGAGGTGTCGACGGGCAAGCTGATGGCCGTCGCCGACTGGCCCTCGGTCGACCCGAACGACGTGAACCTGACGAAGGACGTGGGCGACCTCGGCTCGAAGGCCTTCACCGCCTCCTACGAGCCCGGCTCGACCTTCAAGGCCATGACCGCAGCAATGCTGCTCGACTCGGGGAAGGCCACCCCGACTAGCCAGGCGACCGTTCCCTACTCGCGTTCGTTCCCGTGGGGCGGCGAGATCCACGACGCCAGCTTCCACCCGACCGAGCGGCTCACCCTGACCGGCATCCTGCGCGACTCGTCGAACGTCGGCATCTCGCTGCTCGGCCAGAACCTGAGCGCCCAGGCCCGTCACGACTACATGGTCAAGTTCGGGCTGAACGAGCCCACGGCCGTTGGCTTCCTCGGCGAGCCGACGCAGGGCGTGCGACCCGCGAGCTCGTGGGACCAGCAGACGAGCATCAACACCACGTTCGGCCAGGGCGTGTCGACGACGGCGCTGCACGTGGCGAGCATCTTCCAGACGCTCGGGAACCACGGTGTCCGGCTCCCGTCCCAGCTCGTCGAGAGCTGCACGGCCGCCGACGGAACGGTCACGCCGGCACCGGCCGTCGCGGGCACCACGGTGGTGTCGCCGTGGGCCGCCGACACGACCGTGAACATGCTCGAGAGCGTCGTCTCGGCAGGCGAGCAGAAGGACGCCCTGACCATCCCCGGCTACCGGGTCGCCGCGAAGACCGGCACCGCCGAGATGGCCCGCGCCGACGGCACGGGCTACGGTTCCGACCGCGTGGTGTCCGTCGCGGGCATCGCCCCCGCCGAGGACCCGAAGTACGTCGTCGTCGTGACCTTCACCAAGCCCAGTACCATGAAGACGTCGGCCGCCGCGGCGCCGACCTTCAACAAGATCATGTCCCAGGTCCTCGAGATGTACCGCGTCCCTCCGTCGACGGAGCCCGCACCGGCCATCCCCCAGACCTGGTGA